The following coding sequences are from one Cenarchaeum symbiosum A window:
- a CDS encoding Fe-S cluster assembly protein (related to sufB~COG0719) yields MATESTTDNFEMDYSKYDFKDSTDMYVHLSKKGLSKEIVESISKMKDEPQWMLDFRLRSYEIFMKKPMPTWGADLSTIDFQNIYYYAKASEKAEGDWDDVPKDVKSTFDKLGIPEAEKKFLAGVGAQYESETVYHSLREDLKKQGVLFLDTGEAVKECPEILRKYFGKVIPPEDNKFAALNSAVWSGGSFIYVPPGVSIDMPLQAYFRINAQNMGQFERTLIILDEGAQVHYIEGCTAPVYSSESLHSAVVELIAHKDAKLRYTTIQNWSNDVYNLVTKRAYAYEGATVEWVDGNIGSKITMKYPGVYLMGQRAHGETLSVAFAGGGQHQDTGAKMVHLAPNTTSKITSKSVSRLDGRSTYRGLLNVAKGATGVKSTVRCDALLLDDTSKTDTYPYMEINQEDATITHEATVGKIGDEQIFYLMTRGFNEEDALSLIINGFMEPFTKELPMEYAVEMNKLIKLEMDDSVG; encoded by the coding sequence ATGGCAACAGAGAGCACTACCGACAACTTCGAGATGGACTACTCAAAGTACGACTTTAAGGACTCTACTGACATGTACGTGCATCTCAGCAAAAAGGGCCTGTCAAAGGAGATAGTCGAGAGCATCAGCAAGATGAAGGACGAGCCACAGTGGATGCTCGACTTCCGCCTCCGTTCATACGAGATATTCATGAAAAAGCCCATGCCGACATGGGGGGCCGATCTGAGCACGATAGATTTTCAGAACATATACTATTACGCAAAGGCCTCTGAGAAGGCAGAAGGCGACTGGGACGATGTGCCCAAGGACGTAAAGAGCACGTTCGACAAGCTCGGCATCCCCGAGGCCGAGAAGAAATTCCTTGCAGGAGTGGGCGCCCAGTATGAATCAGAGACCGTATACCACAGCCTCCGCGAGGATCTAAAAAAGCAGGGCGTATTGTTCCTGGATACAGGCGAGGCGGTCAAGGAATGCCCAGAGATACTCCGCAAATACTTTGGCAAGGTAATCCCCCCCGAGGACAACAAGTTTGCAGCCCTGAACAGCGCAGTCTGGAGCGGCGGCTCGTTCATCTACGTGCCACCCGGCGTCTCCATTGACATGCCACTGCAGGCGTACTTTAGGATAAACGCACAGAACATGGGCCAGTTCGAGAGGACGCTCATCATACTAGACGAGGGCGCACAGGTCCACTACATCGAGGGATGCACCGCGCCGGTATACTCTTCAGAATCACTCCACTCGGCAGTAGTCGAGCTCATCGCACACAAGGACGCCAAGCTCCGGTATACAACCATACAGAACTGGAGCAACGATGTATACAACCTGGTCACAAAGAGGGCCTATGCGTATGAAGGGGCGACAGTCGAATGGGTCGATGGCAACATCGGCAGCAAGATTACAATGAAATATCCCGGCGTCTACCTGATGGGGCAGAGAGCACACGGCGAGACGCTGTCAGTCGCGTTTGCCGGCGGTGGCCAGCACCAGGATACCGGCGCAAAGATGGTCCATCTGGCGCCAAACACGACCTCCAAGATCACCTCAAAGTCCGTGAGCCGGCTCGACGGGCGCTCCACATACAGGGGACTGCTCAATGTGGCCAAGGGCGCCACCGGCGTAAAGTCGACTGTCCGCTGTGATGCACTATTACTAGATGATACATCAAAGACAGATACCTATCCTTACATGGAGATAAACCAGGAGGATGCGACCATCACCCACGAGGCGACTGTCGGCAAGATCGGCGACGAGCAGATATTCTACCTGATGACAAGGGGCTTTAACGAAGAGGACGCGCTCAGCCTGATAATCAACGGCTTCATGGAGCCTTTCACAAAGGAGCTCCCCATGGAATACGCGGTTGAGATGAACAAGCTCATAAAGCTCGAGATGGACGACTCGGTGGGCTAG
- a CDS encoding cysteine desulfurase/selenocysteine lyase (COG0520): protein MQSAYPIEEIRADFPILSRTVRGGKPLVYLDNASTTQKPVQVISAIDDYYRNHNANIHRAVYELAEEATGAYEAARDKVARFINSPSREEVIFVRGTTEAINLVAYSWGRANVGPGDIIVTTEYEHHSNIVPWQLLAKEKGAELAYIDIDEKGELLLEQLDEHLETGRVKLVTFSLMSNVLGTISDVQGIASRCKAAGVPVLIDGAQAAPHMRVDVQALGCDFFAFSGHKMLAPTGIGALWVRREILEKMGPFHGGGDMIREVHKFETTWNDLPYKFEAGTPNIADTVGFGAAIDYLEGLGMEDVRRHEKSITEYALKRMAGVKGMTIYGTDEISRRGGVISFNFADVHPHDVAQIVDGEGVAIRSGHHCAQVLMEKLCVPATNRASFYVYNTREDVDALVTSLDKVARLFKLE from the coding sequence ATGCAGAGCGCATATCCGATAGAGGAGATCAGGGCCGACTTTCCCATACTGTCCAGGACCGTGCGCGGCGGCAAGCCGCTGGTATACCTCGACAACGCATCCACCACGCAAAAGCCCGTCCAGGTGATATCCGCGATAGACGACTATTACAGGAACCACAACGCCAACATACACAGGGCGGTCTATGAGCTCGCCGAGGAGGCGACTGGCGCCTACGAGGCGGCCCGCGACAAGGTGGCCCGCTTCATAAACTCGCCGTCGCGCGAGGAGGTGATATTCGTGCGGGGGACCACCGAGGCCATCAACCTTGTCGCATATTCGTGGGGCAGGGCCAACGTGGGCCCGGGCGATATCATAGTGACTACAGAGTACGAGCATCACAGCAATATCGTCCCGTGGCAGCTCCTCGCAAAGGAAAAGGGCGCAGAGCTAGCATATATCGACATAGATGAAAAGGGCGAGCTCCTGCTGGAGCAGCTCGACGAGCACCTGGAGACGGGCAGGGTCAAGCTTGTCACGTTCAGCCTCATGTCGAATGTGCTAGGCACGATAAGCGATGTCCAGGGGATAGCGTCCCGGTGCAAGGCTGCGGGCGTGCCCGTCCTGATAGACGGGGCCCAGGCCGCGCCCCACATGAGGGTCGACGTGCAGGCTTTGGGCTGTGACTTTTTTGCGTTTTCGGGGCACAAGATGCTGGCACCTACCGGCATAGGAGCCCTCTGGGTCCGCAGGGAAATACTCGAAAAGATGGGGCCCTTCCACGGGGGAGGCGACATGATACGCGAGGTGCACAAGTTTGAGACTACCTGGAACGATCTTCCGTACAAGTTCGAGGCGGGCACGCCCAATATAGCGGATACCGTCGGGTTTGGCGCGGCAATAGACTATCTCGAAGGGCTGGGCATGGAGGATGTAAGGCGGCACGAAAAATCAATCACCGAGTACGCCCTGAAGAGGATGGCCGGCGTCAAGGGGATGACAATCTACGGGACAGACGAGATATCAAGGCGCGGGGGAGTCATATCGTTCAACTTTGCGGACGTGCACCCGCATGACGTGGCGCAGATAGTCGACGGCGAGGGCGTAGCCATACGCTCTGGGCACCACTGCGCGCAGGTGCTCATGGAGAAGCTCTGCGTGCCGGCGACCAACAGGGCGAGCTTTTACGTGTATAATACCCGGGAGGATGTAGACGCGCTAGTCACATCCCTGGACAAGGTGGCGAGGCTGTTCAAGCTTGAATGA
- a CDS encoding Fe-S cluster assembly protein (related to sufD~COG0719), which produces MSQLALSSINSGHVDDLSSSRKEPDWLREFRRNSLSIYDEMPVETSPLYNKYTDAKRMNQEQVSLSTAGGGSLPSFIEARVAELGNSPGIVQVGSGIHRINLPDDKLVISSIGDALLNGGPARALVESADPHEDKFTALNNAAFDSGIYIEIPDGYDKEEPIHILTCLPEDRLSTISRNVIKVGRDSRSTIVQELYSPPGQGQQAYLEVLTTDIGPGARLSATTLQMMDQASVNFSTRRSDVAQDATINWYLGLFGTVLSRYRIDYKLMGTGASANDSEVVFGTGDQSFDIQSNLNHEAGSTEGRVIEKSILRERSKSLFKGMIRIMEGAAKSNSYLSGRSILLDPDAKSDAIPGLEILTNDVKATHAASVAQIDEEQIFYLQTRCLTEAEAERTIVEGFLEPLSRKMSYQVRAWIAQLVESKWEGKNLAINTDEELRKFIEVEETRYNEDEEIEQHYKYR; this is translated from the coding sequence ATGTCCCAACTGGCTCTATCTTCGATAAACTCAGGCCATGTAGACGATCTCTCCTCATCTAGAAAGGAGCCCGACTGGCTCCGGGAGTTCCGCAGAAACTCGCTTTCAATATACGACGAGATGCCCGTCGAGACCTCGCCCCTATACAACAAGTATACCGACGCCAAGAGGATGAACCAGGAACAGGTCTCGCTCTCCACTGCCGGAGGGGGGAGCCTGCCGTCGTTCATAGAGGCCAGGGTGGCCGAGCTCGGCAACTCGCCCGGCATAGTCCAGGTGGGATCCGGCATACACCGCATCAACCTGCCCGATGACAAGCTGGTCATATCATCGATAGGGGACGCCCTGCTGAATGGGGGCCCCGCAAGGGCTCTTGTCGAGTCTGCCGACCCGCACGAGGACAAGTTTACAGCCCTGAATAATGCGGCCTTTGATTCTGGCATATACATAGAGATACCCGACGGATACGACAAGGAGGAGCCCATCCACATTCTTACATGCCTCCCCGAGGACCGCCTGTCCACCATCTCGCGCAACGTGATAAAAGTCGGCAGGGACAGCAGGTCTACCATAGTCCAGGAGCTCTACTCGCCACCCGGCCAGGGCCAGCAGGCCTACCTCGAGGTCCTCACCACCGATATCGGCCCGGGGGCGCGCCTGAGCGCTACAACCTTGCAGATGATGGACCAGGCCTCGGTCAACTTTTCCACAAGGCGCTCGGATGTGGCGCAGGATGCCACCATCAACTGGTATCTCGGGCTGTTCGGGACCGTTCTCTCCCGGTACCGGATAGACTACAAGCTCATGGGGACGGGGGCGTCTGCAAACGATTCAGAGGTGGTATTTGGCACGGGGGACCAGTCGTTTGACATCCAGTCCAATCTCAACCACGAGGCGGGCTCCACCGAGGGGCGTGTGATAGAAAAATCGATACTCCGGGAGAGGTCAAAATCGCTCTTCAAGGGGATGATCCGCATAATGGAGGGGGCGGCAAAGTCAAACTCGTACCTTTCCGGCAGGTCGATACTGCTTGATCCCGACGCAAAGTCGGACGCGATACCGGGCCTCGAGATACTGACCAACGATGTAAAGGCGACCCATGCCGCATCCGTCGCCCAGATAGACGAAGAGCAGATATTCTACCTGCAGACCAGGTGTTTGACCGAGGCCGAGGCCGAGCGGACCATAGTCGAGGGATTTTTGGAGCCGCTGTCCAGGAAGATGTCGTACCAAGTGCGGGCGTGGATAGCCCAGCTGGTAGAGTCCAAGTGGGAGGGAAAGAACCTTGCAATAAACACCGACGAGGAGCTGCGCAAGTTCATCGAGGTAGAGGAGACACGCTACAACGAGGACGAAGAGATAGAGCAGCACTACAAGTACAGGTGA
- a CDS encoding Fe-S cluster formation protein (COG0822) gives MIIEYSRNPLNFHKMENPDVTHHDSNPLCGDSIDMDLKFDGETISDVSFHGSGCAICMACTSVLTELVKGKSVSEARGLEKNDVLGELGLEHLQAVRIKCALLSLKVLKLALYKHLAAAPEGNADVLKEDAASLY, from the coding sequence ATGATCATAGAATATTCAAGGAACCCCCTAAACTTCCACAAGATGGAGAACCCTGACGTGACCCACCACGATTCCAACCCGCTCTGCGGCGACAGCATAGACATGGATCTAAAGTTTGACGGCGAGACAATATCTGATGTGAGCTTCCACGGCAGCGGGTGCGCGATCTGCATGGCCTGCACGTCGGTGCTCACCGAGCTGGTCAAGGGCAAGAGCGTCTCCGAGGCCCGGGGGCTCGAAAAGAACGACGTGCTAGGCGAGCTGGGGCTTGAGCACCTGCAGGCAGTGCGGATAAAGTGCGCCCTGCTCTCCCTCAAGGTGCTCAAGCTGGCCCTGTACAAGCACCTGGCGGCGGCCCCGGAGGGGAACGCCGACGTCCTCAAGGAGGACGCGGCCAGCCTCTACTGA
- a CDS encoding 3-phosphoglycerate kinase (COG0126), whose protein sequence is MPAGQAVSILTLDDFDLDGRTVFLRVDMNCPVDPSTGAILSPRRIKEATETIRALKGSKLVVGSHQGRVGNKDYTGMEQHAKVLEQLLGTRIMHVQDVIGQAARAAINGLGDGEILLLDNLRLCAEENYEFSPRAAADTIMVRRLRDLFDLCVLDSFSSAHRSHPSIVGFPHVLPACAGRIVERETRELDKIITVAKAPHVVVLGGSKVADRIEAIRMLIRTGRADHILLTGVIGNVFMRAQARIKSALGINREDEAVAKAHELIGEYPDVFSTPVDVAIDKDGDRVDIDVRDLAPGDIILDLGPKTVDHYSRLISGAGTVFMSGPPGLFEKKGFDNGTRGMLGAVADSMATTIVSGGHLSSALEEYGFAGRINHVSTAGGALILYLTGQKLPMIQALEEAAARRT, encoded by the coding sequence GTGCCGGCAGGGCAGGCTGTGTCGATCCTCACGCTCGACGACTTTGATCTCGACGGCAGGACGGTCTTTTTGCGGGTCGACATGAACTGCCCCGTGGATCCCTCCACGGGAGCCATACTGAGCCCGAGAAGGATAAAGGAGGCCACCGAGACGATAAGGGCGCTCAAAGGCTCAAAGCTTGTCGTCGGGTCCCACCAGGGCAGGGTGGGCAACAAGGACTATACCGGCATGGAACAGCATGCAAAGGTTCTCGAGCAGCTGCTGGGCACAAGGATAATGCACGTGCAAGATGTGATAGGCCAGGCGGCCCGGGCCGCCATCAACGGGCTTGGCGACGGCGAGATATTATTGCTCGACAACCTCAGGCTGTGCGCCGAGGAGAATTACGAGTTCTCCCCCCGTGCAGCAGCAGATACGATAATGGTGCGCAGGCTCAGGGATTTGTTTGATCTCTGCGTTCTTGATTCGTTCTCGAGCGCGCACAGGTCACACCCATCGATAGTGGGCTTTCCGCACGTGCTGCCCGCGTGCGCCGGCCGCATAGTAGAGCGCGAAACAAGGGAGCTTGACAAGATAATCACGGTGGCAAAGGCGCCGCACGTGGTCGTTCTCGGCGGCTCCAAGGTGGCCGACAGGATTGAGGCAATAAGGATGCTCATCCGGACAGGCAGGGCGGACCACATACTGCTGACCGGGGTGATAGGGAACGTCTTCATGCGCGCCCAGGCAAGAATAAAGTCCGCGCTGGGGATAAACAGGGAGGACGAGGCGGTCGCAAAGGCGCATGAATTGATAGGCGAGTACCCGGATGTATTCTCCACGCCCGTGGATGTGGCAATAGACAAGGACGGCGACAGGGTCGACATCGACGTAAGGGACCTTGCACCGGGGGATATCATACTGGATCTTGGCCCCAAGACTGTCGACCACTACAGCAGGCTCATCTCGGGCGCGGGGACAGTATTCATGAGCGGGCCGCCGGGACTATTCGAGAAGAAGGGCTTTGACAATGGCACCCGCGGCATGCTGGGAGCTGTCGCGGATTCAATGGCAACCACAATAGTCAGCGGGGGGCACCTGTCCTCCGCATTAGAAGAGTACGGGTTTGCCGGCAGGATAAACCACGTGAGCACAGCAGGCGGCGCGCTCATACTGTACCTGACAGGACAAAAGCTCCCCATGATACAGGCGCTCGAAGAGGCCGCAGCCCGGCGCACATAG
- a CDS encoding porphobilinogen deaminase (COG0181), which translates to MTVYTVGTRGSRLSLAQTGHVLDALKEANPEDEYKVRRIKTQGDTDDRPLFAIDQKGIFEKEIDRAVSEGGADFAVHSLKDVPTELAPGLVLACVPRRAAANDVLVSPGGSGLGSLPRGATVGTSSLRRAVQVGRSRSDLHVKPVRGNIETRIAKVGAGYDAVVLAEAGISRLGLDVKYAALPEESFAPSPGQGSLALVARSGDAGTISMLNRIEDAASRAEAEAERALSERIGSGCRFPVGALARSAGELLTIRAEAFSVDGSRSVSVQASGPRGSPRKVGESAGNEMLERGAGDLALNWREKVDEWNRS; encoded by the coding sequence ATGACCGTCTATACGGTGGGCACGCGCGGCAGCAGGCTCTCCCTTGCGCAGACGGGGCATGTATTAGACGCGCTAAAGGAGGCCAACCCGGAAGACGAATACAAGGTGCGCAGAATAAAGACGCAGGGGGACACAGATGATAGGCCGCTGTTCGCCATTGATCAAAAGGGGATATTCGAAAAAGAGATAGACCGCGCGGTCTCCGAGGGCGGGGCCGACTTTGCCGTCCACAGCCTCAAGGATGTGCCCACCGAGCTGGCGCCGGGGCTGGTTCTCGCATGCGTGCCGCGGCGCGCGGCGGCAAACGACGTGCTAGTCTCCCCCGGCGGCTCGGGCCTCGGGTCGCTGCCCCGCGGCGCCACTGTCGGAACAAGCAGCCTCCGGCGCGCAGTCCAGGTGGGGCGCAGCAGATCCGACCTCCATGTCAAGCCCGTCCGGGGGAACATAGAGACCCGCATAGCAAAGGTGGGCGCCGGGTACGACGCGGTGGTGCTAGCCGAGGCAGGCATATCGCGGCTCGGCCTTGATGTGAAATATGCGGCCCTTCCCGAGGAGTCCTTTGCGCCTTCCCCGGGCCAGGGCTCGCTTGCGCTTGTGGCGAGATCCGGAGATGCAGGCACCATATCCATGCTGAATAGAATAGAGGATGCGGCATCTAGGGCAGAAGCCGAGGCGGAGCGCGCCCTGTCCGAGAGAATAGGCTCGGGCTGCAGGTTCCCCGTGGGCGCCCTTGCAAGGAGCGCCGGGGAGCTTTTGACGATCCGGGCCGAGGCGTTCTCGGTGGACGGGAGCAGGTCGGTCTCCGTGCAGGCCAGCGGGCCGCGGGGGAGCCCGCGAAAGGTGGGCGAGTCCGCCGGGAATGAAATGCTCGAGCGCGGCGCGGGAGATCTTGCCTTAAATTGGCGCGAAAAGGTGGACGAGTGGAACAGGTCATGA
- a CDS encoding dioxygenase ferredoxin protein (COG2146), which translates to MLRFDHGDKKILLARRGEKIFATDVMCTHEEADLSTGFLSEQGVTCPLHLSVFNLDSGVPQNPPAEESVATYNVKIDAGAIYVEI; encoded by the coding sequence ATGCTGCGCTTTGACCACGGGGACAAAAAGATCCTGCTGGCCCGGCGCGGCGAAAAGATCTTTGCCACCGATGTGATGTGCACGCACGAAGAGGCGGACTTGTCGACGGGCTTTCTCTCAGAGCAGGGCGTGACGTGTCCCCTGCACCTGTCAGTGTTCAATCTCGACAGCGGCGTGCCGCAAAATCCCCCCGCGGAAGAATCCGTGGCCACCTACAATGTTAAAATAGATGCAGGGGCAATATACGTGGAGATATAA
- a CDS encoding uroporphyrinogen-III synthase/methyltransferase (COG1587), whose product MNGRTIAITRSPEDSAQFAELAARDGARAMPLPTIELVPRDDMVDSTLREISENDPDYTVFMSSKAVRLLFDAAESESKLEKLQLAVANTSVVAVGPVTRGALEGRGIRVAHTPERYSSVGVGEVFSALGAEGKKVFVPRSGASTPFLRDLLTKMGLDVHELHLYDVRASGGPQWDEFRELLPRGGIDGIVFTSASSVRAFFELMHGAELPEGIRAVAIGPFTADELAKFGVEHTIAGVHTVPGAFDAIKSALAAGGAT is encoded by the coding sequence ATGAATGGAAGGACAATAGCAATAACAAGGTCCCCCGAGGATTCGGCGCAGTTTGCCGAGCTTGCGGCCAGGGACGGCGCGCGCGCAATGCCGCTTCCCACCATAGAGCTTGTCCCGCGGGATGACATGGTGGACAGCACGCTGCGCGAAATATCGGAAAACGATCCTGATTACACCGTCTTTATGAGCTCAAAGGCCGTGCGGCTGCTATTCGATGCAGCCGAGTCGGAATCAAAACTTGAAAAGCTGCAGCTCGCCGTCGCCAACACGTCGGTTGTGGCGGTGGGCCCCGTGACGCGCGGCGCACTCGAGGGCCGCGGCATAAGGGTTGCGCACACGCCGGAAAGATACTCGTCGGTCGGCGTCGGCGAGGTTTTTTCCGCGCTTGGCGCCGAGGGCAAAAAGGTGTTTGTCCCGCGGAGCGGCGCATCGACTCCGTTTTTGCGCGACCTTTTGACAAAGATGGGGCTAGATGTGCATGAGCTGCATTTGTACGACGTGCGGGCGTCGGGCGGCCCTCAATGGGACGAGTTCCGGGAGCTGCTTCCGCGGGGCGGCATAGACGGGATAGTCTTTACTAGCGCGTCGTCGGTGCGCGCGTTCTTTGAGCTGATGCATGGAGCGGAGCTGCCGGAGGGGATCAGGGCCGTGGCGATAGGCCCGTTTACCGCAGACGAGCTTGCAAAGTTCGGGGTGGAACATACGATCGCAGGCGTCCATACGGTGCCTGGCGCCTTTGATGCGATCAAGTCAGCGCTTGCCGCAGGCGGGGCGACTTAG
- a CDS encoding uroporphyrinogen-III methylase (COG0007) codes for MKGKVYLVGAGPGDPRLLTLRADELIQKADVVLYDRLVTKRIMSRVPRGTPKVYVGRSIGDHTSHQDSTNHHMLEQAKKHKTVVRLKGGDPIIFGRGGEEAEYLKENGIKYEIVPGVTSGIGSATYAGIPLTHRKFASSVVFAAGHEDPGKESDGVDWKAMAGSVDTIVIMMGVTRIGTICSELIEGGADRGTPVAVIENGTTPQERMITGKLHNIEQLIKSSDIRPPAVIIIGGVVGLSEKIKWR; via the coding sequence ATGAAGGGCAAGGTATACCTCGTAGGCGCGGGGCCCGGTGATCCCCGGCTGCTTACATTAAGGGCAGACGAGCTTATTCAAAAGGCCGATGTAGTTTTGTATGACCGGCTGGTCACCAAGAGGATAATGTCCCGGGTGCCGCGGGGCACGCCAAAGGTGTACGTGGGGCGCTCGATAGGCGACCACACCTCTCACCAGGATTCAACGAACCACCACATGTTGGAGCAGGCGAAAAAACACAAGACGGTTGTGCGCCTCAAGGGAGGAGACCCGATAATATTCGGCAGGGGCGGCGAGGAGGCAGAGTATCTAAAAGAGAATGGAATCAAATACGAGATAGTGCCCGGCGTGACATCGGGTATAGGCTCTGCCACATACGCGGGCATACCGCTGACACACCGCAAGTTTGCCTCGTCGGTGGTATTTGCGGCGGGCCACGAGGATCCCGGAAAGGAATCCGACGGAGTCGACTGGAAGGCGATGGCGGGCTCTGTCGACACAATAGTGATAATGATGGGGGTGACGCGGATAGGCACCATATGCAGCGAGCTCATCGAGGGCGGAGCAGACCGCGGCACGCCGGTCGCAGTAATAGAGAACGGCACCACGCCGCAGGAGCGCATGATAACCGGCAAGCTGCACAATATAGAACAGCTGATAAAGAGCAGCGACATAAGGCCGCCCGCCGTGATAATAATAGGCGGCGTGGTGGGGCTCTCGGAGAAGATAAAATGGCGATGA